aaaaatatacacactaatatatatacacaatatatacatactctaaacagaaacaatatagaggcatgagtgcaatgaagagttcaataaaaattatttaaatgtggagcatagtgcaaaggatactgggataaatagtattgttattgtattacaatatgaacaatatgaacagttgtgaaaataggaaatgagaatgatgaataaataacaaataataagtgagatatgagaatgatgaatagtattaaataagtggaataataagtggaaccattaaacaggtgctgtagagacagtgttactgggttatggaccagaattgaacctgacaccgtgggtcagaagtcagctgttcatcagtgTAATGGCttgtgggaagaaactgttcctgagtctgttggttttggtgtacagtgctctgtagcgcctaccagaggggagaagctggaacaggttgtgtccggggtgagatgggtctgtagTGGTgtttcctgcccgtttcctgactctagAAGAGTATAGGTCATCAACGGAGGGCAGcttggcaccgatgatcttttctgcagtcctaactgtccgttgtagtctgctcttgttctttttggtggcagatccaaaccagacagggatggacgtgcagaggacagactggacgatggctgtgtagaagtggaccagcagctccttaggcaggttcCTGAGCTCAGCCCCCTCATACTCAACTGAATATTCACAATTTACAATTAATCAAATCTCAATTGTATCTTTTGTACTATTTATGAACTttacagcaataaaataaaaaaagccaaaatttACACACGTGTGCTTTTGACATAATTCTAATATTTCCATCTCTGGTacgttgtaaagttaaacagtATCCAATAGAACACGTTAGAGTTGTTATGATCCTCTACCACACTGTCTTCTGTGATGCTGACAGTTAAAACCATCTGAGGTAAAGTTATAATTAAAACTGTCAGAATGTGAAAATGACTTTGGGGCTTAGTTAGAAATATTTAATTTAGTCAAACATAATCTGGCTGCTAACGGTTATCTAATAAAAGCACTGAGCAAATACACATGCAGTTGTTGAAGGGTTTTTGCAACATTGTATACGCCTAGTCGATTTAACCAAATACGTTTTCAAATAGGAACATTTGTTTCTGTAATACAGAATGAGATCTGCATCAAAGATAGGGTCAGTGTGACTgcaacagtggtggaagaacaCCAACATCCTTTACTTAAGGAAAAGTACGAAAAGTCTGTAACGTAAGAGTTCAGCAATGAAAATGTAACGTGAGTATATAAGTATTAGGCACATGTACGTAATGTATTAAAATACTCAATGGcgaaaaaaaatcctattttagAAACTAAACAGTTCtgtttaattgatttattttaactgGACACGTTATATTGTTGcgtaatttgatttaaaaaacatcgTATTTAATAAACTGCATGTCTTTGGTGTGCAAAAACGCTATTTTCATTAAAAGTAACTAAAGCCGTAAGAttaatgcagtggagtaaaaagtccagcattttctctctgaaatgtagcagtgTAGAAATGGgcatgaaaagactcaagtacaagtacttcaaaTTTGTAATCGAGTAAATGTACATTACACCACTGGCCTGCAGTAGGCCATTGACGTGTGCAATTCCCCCATCTAGTGGTTAATACTGGCGCATTACTAACCCTCTCTAAATGAAAGACGTAAAAGGCGATTAAGACAAATCTGCTTCTTTTGCTACGTTTATTGAAATCAACCAGGTCACAAAACGGATGCACAGGTTTGAAACCCTTATCACAACAACTTCCGAGCGTGTTGAAGTCTTCATTTGGAGCTGGTGTACTTGGTGACAGCTTTGGTTCCCTCAGACACGGCGTGTTTAGCCAGCTCCCCGGGCAACAGCAGCCTCACTGCAGTTTGCACCTCTCTGCTGGTGATGGTGGAGCGTTTGTTGTACTGAGCCAGCCGGGACGCCTCGGTGCAATCCGCTCAAACAGGTCGTTCACGAAGGAGTTCATGATGCTCATGGCTCTGCTGGAAATCCCAGTGTCCGGATGAACCTATGAAGGCGGCGGGAAAAAAGTTCGTTACTAATTTTAGGCTAGGAAAAGCGAAACAGAACACAACCTTTTCCACCCACCTGTTTCAACACTTTATAGATGTACATCGCGTAAGTCTCTCTTCTTTTAGCCTTTCGTTTGCCCCTTTTCTCACCTGCAATCTTCCCCTTCTTTTTAGATATAtcgtttgtcattttttttgtcactatgTCAACTTGCCTATTAACTCTGACAGTATTAAGTAGGCTACGTCAAACACTGTATCAAGTACTTTAGGAATAAGTATCctcttgtttttgtctcatGGACAGCTTTTTATGTAGCGTGCGTTAATTAGCGACTGATTAAGTTCACCTGCTTTGATTTCTGAGCAGAGCGGCTCGCGCTCCACATCGAGCTATAATGTCTATGATAACGAATACAACTGTAGCCAAGAAGTCTAGACGTGTTGGGTTTTAATTCAGGCAGGTAACTGTTTCTGTCATAGAAATAAAACGTTATTCaggtttaaccctcgtgttgtcttccccaaaaaatagaaaatcaacaattttattgacgctttttatcaatgttttttgttgtttttttgttgttgttttttttacattttcttacgTTTCTGTCCCGTTTTTCAACACTGttcatgcttttttcaatgtttgtcattttttttttacattttcaacactacgtaacactaacttattaactattGTTTcccagttatttttggaatttatggtcaataaacctcatttataggaaattatacctaatgtttgagttagaaaagcagaaattaggaattttttagactaaaattaatggAATGGATGTttatggataatcacagactggaatattttCTCCAATTGTTATAAAAATTGattaagacaccccaaaattcatgaaggtagagatttgtactcgccttagagtgttgtgtggaatcattcctgttatttggggtaaataaaaagaacattgacacaggaaaacaggtcaatttgacccgaagacaacatggggtCTAAGTCATACTATTGCACATAATAATAGTGTCCACTGGGTGGCGCACTTGCACCAATTTTAGGGCTGTATGCAAGCTTTACATTGGTGTTGTCTACCTGTAGTGGATTCCACTGTAATCCATTCTATTCTTCCATGTAGCTAGTAGCTAACAAAATATGTTAGATTCAGGGTTATATTTAGATGATGTACAGGATAACACTTTTGAGCTGCGTTTGTTGTCACATTCAGAGTTTAGGTAAGCTCACTCTTCATCCACACGTAGACCTGCACTGTTTCCAGATGGATTAATATACACTGAGGCTATGCTTATTAAACATGAATGGCATAATGATCACATCTGGATTAAAGCAGGAACTTTACTCAAAAGCCCCAGGTTAATTTTGTCTGATTTAGTGTATGGCAGTCACATATGTTTGGGTTGCTGGGGATGGAGGTGAGCTCTCCTTTGGTTTTTCTCTGAGGCCCCCTAGCGGCTTTGTCTGCCCTCTTGATGGACACAGAAtggattttagttttagttggCGTTACTGTGGTGTCTGATTTAGGTAGTGGGGGTTGTTTACTAAGGGTGTGTTTACATCCCTAAGCTTGTGTTTGATCCCGGACACTGTTACTTGTACAACATTTTGACATATTTAAGATAGTTTCCAGGCCTGTATCTTACTTACATATTCTTGTTGTGTTAGTTGGGATGGAAAGTCCTAACATTTAAATTGGCCATCAGAGTGGGATTGTTCTAGTTATGTAGTATAATATCGTATTTAAGGACTAACTACATTGAGGTTTGATTATAAATTGTGTCAGCCTATTACTGACTTTgaccacacatacattttttaaaagattttattCCCCAAATCCCAAAATTacgtgagagggagagagagagagagagacatacatATCTCTCTCTGGCTTTAAACATGCCACTGAGGTTCCACTCAATTTTGAGATACTTCCCTATCATGAATAATGTTATAGTAGATGAGCAGTGAACGTGAGAAAATAGCTGCAACTTCACTCTATCAAGTAGGCTATTTAGGTTGTAGAGTGTGAAGTAAATTGACAGTAGTGTTAAGACAAACTCCTGAGTGCTCTAAGCAGTGGCGCATAACAACTCCATCACGGAAATGTTTAGGGTTTTAGATAACATTGAACTCATTACTGAAAAACGtacattttcacaaaacaaaaaaaatgtaaagagacACACATTTCTATCTGTCACTTagtacacacaaaacaactctGCAGCTCACAAAAATACGGACATGTCAGCTATGCATTAATATGTTGCCTAAGCAATAGGACACGTTTCACTGAGCAGCAGAGTGGAAACCCATCCATGTTATTTGTCTTTAAAGGTTAACATGAAAGGCCTTTTCTCTAAAACTTCACAGACCCTCTGATGTTCTTGTAGATTTTGTTCATatctgcttttatttatttttccataaGAAATAGGTACATTTGTGTTGATAAATGAGATGTTAGTGTTACCATTTGAGTATGCAATTAGTGCCAAATATCTTTATAGTACATTGACATTCCTGTGTCCAGGGTCCAAGCAGACAGCAGATATTGAGCAGTAGATTACGTATATTAATAAGGCCCTTATCTCTGACAGAATAAATGCAAAGGCATTTGCAGCATCTTCCACACACATTGAATAACAGCCATTGGTAGACTATATTGTGAAGGCCATCTTTTTCTCTGTTGTCTGACAGATTGCTGCAGTTTGCTTGTTTCATCTGTGAAGagaagatggagaaaaaaaaggtgagtGTACGTGCTACTTTGCCTAGTCTGTCTGACagtcacagaaaaagaaaaatgttggcTGTTCTGTTTATTACAGTCTTTCATATCAACATATTGCTAAAGGCTAAGAggagtgtttcatttttttcctgcaggGTTTGTTGCTCAATAAAACAAAGCTTATCTTGACACCTGCAGTGATTACTCTGTAGTTTCCAAATGCATGTTGTTTTGCAGTTGTTAATACAAATATacctgtttgtgtttctgtgaagCAAATGTTAGAGCTCTATCATTTTGCTCCTTATTAAGAGTAATGTAAACCCTCAAGCACAAAACCGCATTTGGTTCTATCATAGCAATACAAGTAGTGTATGATACAGTACAGATGAAAAAGTGTCAGGAACATTATTTGCTGACCTAACTACTCCCGTGAacaaaatagttgttttatttCTAATATGTGCTACACATGTCTAAACTACTGTAGACTTGAGTTTTCAGTGTATTTGTATAAGCTgcttaacataaaaacaaagtgcTTAGAGCCTGGGATAGTTTTAGAAAGGACCACAGTTTCAGTCTAATCTGTAGTTCAGTTAATGTTTTTGCTCCTTCATACTGGCATCGCTCAGTTTG
The sequence above is drawn from the Etheostoma spectabile isolate EspeVRDwgs_2016 chromosome 12, UIUC_Espe_1.0, whole genome shotgun sequence genome and encodes:
- the LOC116699456 gene encoding LOW QUALITY PROTEIN: late histone H2B.L4 (The sequence of the model RefSeq protein was modified relative to this genomic sequence to represent the inferred CDS: inserted 1 base in 1 codon), which translates into the protein MTNDISKKKGKIAGEKRGKRKAKRRETYAMYIYKVLKQVHPDTGISSRAMSIMNSFVNDLFERIAXEASRLAQYNKRSTITSREVQTAVRLLLPGELAKHAVSEGTKAVTKYTSSK